The Psychrobium sp. MM17-31 genome window below encodes:
- a CDS encoding trimeric intracellular cation channel family protein translates to MNQFLDLNFMVTLLGLFGIAVFAVSGALDAARKEMDILGFMLIGTATGLGGGTIRDVLLGNLPVYWIMDATYVGLCMLMSLMTYFIAPKLESRTKALIWMDALGLALFCVTGTQIAASVGAPPLICVCMGVVTASFGGIIRDVLCGYDLVLSNRELYVTTAVAGGSVYWLLHWAGVLESVAMLGGFLAAFGLRSAAIIWGLSLPSYQSKR, encoded by the coding sequence ATGAACCAATTTTTAGATCTTAACTTTATGGTGACCCTACTAGGGCTTTTCGGTATCGCTGTTTTTGCAGTATCCGGTGCCTTAGACGCTGCACGTAAAGAAATGGATATCCTTGGTTTTATGTTAATTGGCACCGCAACAGGCCTCGGTGGCGGTACTATTCGCGACGTCCTTTTGGGGAACCTGCCTGTTTACTGGATTATGGATGCGACATACGTTGGATTGTGTATGTTGATGTCGCTAATGACTTATTTCATCGCGCCAAAACTAGAATCACGAACCAAAGCGCTAATTTGGATGGATGCCTTAGGGCTCGCCCTGTTTTGTGTGACAGGCACTCAAATCGCGGCATCGGTTGGCGCACCGCCGTTAATTTGCGTTTGTATGGGTGTTGTTACTGCCTCTTTCGGTGGCATTATTCGTGATGTGTTGTGCGGTTATGATTTAGTGTTAAGTAACAGAGAACTTTACGTAACCACAGCCGTTGCTGGTGGTTCAGTATATTGGTTGTTACATTGGGCTGGCGTATTAGAAAGTGTCGCAATGTTAGGTGGTTTTCTTGCGGCATTTGGCCTGCGCAGTGCCGCAATCATTTGGGGGCTGTCCTTACCCTCATATCAATCCAAACGATAG
- a CDS encoding DUF3087 family protein: MQLRDIDKATYRKHFKHTTFAAIGCLMVGALAISTTLIALFGNPQGSNFNFNLTGVVVTIVLMAIAASRLKDKPYFSEIVYVSKLKFELSHINRKLKAIEKSVANNNPDAFDIMAFYYQATRQVWELDDNNITLSELNVKEGKFFEKVNQANFQTDVNRYSRDLLEQFS, translated from the coding sequence TTGCAATTACGCGACATCGATAAAGCGACTTATCGCAAACATTTTAAGCACACCACTTTTGCAGCCATTGGTTGTTTGATGGTCGGAGCACTAGCTATTTCGACAACGCTAATAGCGCTGTTTGGAAACCCACAAGGCAGTAATTTCAATTTCAACTTAACCGGTGTGGTTGTAACTATTGTATTAATGGCCATCGCAGCAAGTCGATTAAAGGACAAGCCTTATTTTAGTGAGATTGTATACGTGTCAAAACTTAAGTTTGAATTGTCACATATTAATCGGAAATTAAAAGCCATCGAAAAATCAGTGGCGAATAACAACCCTGATGCGTTTGATATCATGGCCTTTTATTACCAAGCAACGCGTCAGGTTTGGGAACTCGATGATAACAACATCACTTTGAGTGAGTTGAACGTCAAGGAAGGAAAATTCTTTGAGAAAGTCAATCAAGCAAACTTTCAAACCGATGTGAACCGCTATTCACGTGATTTATTAGAGCAATTTTCATAA
- a CDS encoding MarR family transcriptional regulator: MIIAPKLESFVMHCGEMGSRWGFNRTVGQMYGLMIICEEPLTAVELAETLNISRGNVSMGIKELQSWRLISVTHKPKDRKEYYSPAGSIWDMAIRVFEERRKREVDPTLSLLRDNLLDEPTNEKEEYAHKQLHEIHDLLETVTQWAGELQTMNPENLTTLMKLGSGVSKVLDIKDKLLANNS; encoded by the coding sequence ATGATAATAGCACCTAAATTAGAATCCTTTGTCATGCATTGTGGCGAAATGGGCAGTCGTTGGGGATTTAACCGCACAGTTGGCCAAATGTACGGTTTGATGATTATTTGTGAGGAGCCATTAACGGCAGTAGAGTTAGCGGAAACACTTAATATTTCTCGCGGCAATGTCTCTATGGGCATCAAGGAATTACAATCTTGGCGTTTAATTAGCGTTACCCACAAACCGAAAGACCGAAAAGAATATTACTCGCCTGCTGGCTCAATCTGGGATATGGCGATTCGCGTATTTGAAGAGCGCCGCAAACGAGAGGTTGACCCTACCCTGTCTTTACTTCGCGATAATCTACTTGATGAACCGACTAACGAAAAAGAAGAATATGCGCATAAGCAGCTCCATGAGATCCATGATCTGTTAGAAACCGTCACTCAGTGGGCTGGCGAGCTGCAAACAATGAATCCGGAAAACCTTACAACCCTCATGAAATTGGGTTCTGGTGTCAGTAAGGTACTGGATATAAAAGACAAACTACTTGCCAATAACAGCTAA
- the gndA gene encoding NADP-dependent phosphogluconate dehydrogenase, giving the protein MTEQTALCDIGFIGLGVMGKNIALNLADNGYKIAGFDLDHNKVEETLSADAAENTTTEPRIIPCHSFTELLGKLKAPHLIILSIPAGAPVDDVCGKLIDAGIKADDIIVDTGNSLWTDTIEREKRYRGKFNFFTTAVSGGEVGARFGPSLMPSGDPYAWARIEPVWHAIAAKVDPETGRALERTHHTQPLPQGEPCATYIGPAGSGHYVKMVHNGIEYADMQMICEAYHIMRESLSMSPMEIADIFEQWNNGILNSYLMEISSDVLREFDPETKKPLVDVILDKAGQKGTGLWTAVGALQVGAPATTIAQSVFARSLSTLKHARIRAAKLLTGPTIAQVDVQERKDCIEQIHDALYCSKIVAYAQGFQLIKLAAREQNWPIDFGGIAKIWRAGCIIRAAFLQKITDAYNRDSDLGNLLLDEYFAGEIAKYQHNWRHAIAKATLDGIPCGAFSSALAYYDSYRMDTLPANLLQAQRDFFGAHTFERVDKAPGKKYHVTWSADKRQMVEID; this is encoded by the coding sequence ATGACAGAACAAACGGCGTTATGCGACATTGGTTTTATCGGTTTAGGTGTTATGGGTAAAAACATCGCACTGAACCTTGCGGATAATGGTTATAAAATTGCAGGCTTCGACCTTGACCACAATAAGGTTGAAGAGACATTAAGTGCCGATGCAGCAGAAAACACAACTACTGAACCTCGCATAATCCCATGTCACTCGTTCACTGAATTGCTCGGTAAACTAAAAGCACCGCATCTTATTATTTTGTCAATCCCTGCAGGCGCGCCAGTCGATGACGTGTGTGGCAAGTTAATAGACGCGGGGATTAAGGCTGATGATATTATCGTCGACACTGGCAATAGCCTTTGGACCGATACTATCGAGCGTGAAAAGCGCTATCGCGGTAAATTTAACTTCTTTACCACGGCGGTATCTGGCGGTGAAGTGGGGGCACGTTTTGGCCCGAGTTTAATGCCAAGCGGCGACCCATACGCGTGGGCGCGCATTGAGCCAGTATGGCATGCTATTGCCGCCAAAGTTGACCCAGAAACAGGTCGTGCACTTGAGCGAACTCACCATACGCAGCCATTACCTCAAGGTGAGCCTTGTGCTACTTATATTGGTCCAGCGGGCAGTGGCCATTACGTAAAAATGGTTCATAACGGCATTGAATATGCTGATATGCAAATGATTTGCGAGGCATACCACATTATGCGTGAATCATTATCTATGTCGCCTATGGAAATCGCCGATATTTTCGAGCAATGGAACAACGGTATTCTAAATAGTTACTTGATGGAAATTAGTAGCGATGTGCTGCGTGAATTCGATCCAGAAACGAAAAAGCCATTGGTGGATGTAATTTTAGATAAAGCAGGTCAAAAGGGCACAGGCTTGTGGACTGCGGTTGGTGCACTGCAGGTAGGCGCGCCAGCGACAACCATTGCACAATCCGTATTCGCTCGTTCACTATCGACATTAAAACACGCCCGTATTCGCGCAGCGAAATTGCTAACTGGCCCAACAATCGCACAAGTAGACGTGCAAGAGCGCAAAGATTGTATCGAGCAGATCCACGATGCACTTTATTGCTCAAAAATTGTTGCTTACGCACAAGGTTTCCAATTAATTAAACTAGCGGCTCGTGAACAAAACTGGCCAATTGATTTTGGCGGCATTGCGAAAATATGGCGCGCAGGTTGTATCATTAGAGCGGCATTCCTACAAAAAATTACCGATGCTTATAATCGTGATTCAGATTTAGGCAACTTATTGTTAGATGAGTACTTTGCGGGGGAAATTGCTAAATATCAGCACAACTGGCGTCATGCAATTGCCAAAGCGACCTTGGATGGGATTCCTTGTGGTGCATTTAGCTCCGCGCTTGCGTATTATGATTCTTACCGTATGGATACGCTACCAGCAAACTTGCTCCAAGCCCAACGTGATTTCTTTGGCGCTCATACTTTTGAGCGTGTTGATAAGGCACCAGGTAAGAAATATCACGTGACTTGGTCTGCGGATAAACGCCAAATGGTTGAAATTGATTAA
- a CDS encoding Na(+)/H(+) antiporter subunit D, with protein sequence MISSLSQMLPSLPPFLPLMIGALAAIFLRGYLRSFIMLITPIWGALALAGIEPGVYWSFEFIGYQLEPVRVDKLSLIFGYLFHLAAFIAVIYSLHLKDTIQHFAGLSYASSAVGAVFAGDLLTLFIFWELLALTSVFLIWARRTDRAYSAGMRYIMIKVLSGVLLLVGTIIFIHQTGSARFEDIGLEHEGMLNIGAWLIFIAFGIKCAFPFAHTWLTDAYPEATPTGTVFLASFTTKVAVYALARGFAGTELLVWIGVTMACFPIFYAVIENDLRRVLAYSMINQIGFMVVGVGIGTSLALNGAVAHAFNDVIFKGLLMMSMGAVLHMTGRINGSELGGLYKSMPKTTILCVVGAASISAFPLFSGFVSKSMIMSAAIAENYEVVWLLLLFAAAGVFHHAGIKIPYFAFFAHDSGIRTTEPPKNMLVAMALAAILCVVIGSFPAYTVYALLPWNEHYQPYDVTHVLTQLQLLFFSAMAFVWLNLKNMYPPELPSTNLDTDWLYRKLAPAFVKPIFSALRNSVELVENAVIAGVKGLINQSYDGKKERPRGYFAKLWPTETMVMWVALLLGGILLMYYF encoded by the coding sequence ATGATAAGTAGCTTGTCACAGATGCTACCATCGCTGCCGCCTTTCTTGCCCTTGATGATTGGCGCGCTTGCCGCAATATTTTTACGTGGTTACCTGCGCAGCTTCATTATGCTCATTACCCCGATCTGGGGTGCACTTGCGCTAGCTGGTATTGAGCCAGGGGTGTACTGGAGTTTTGAATTTATCGGTTACCAATTAGAGCCAGTTCGGGTTGATAAATTAAGCTTAATTTTCGGCTACCTCTTTCATTTAGCTGCTTTTATTGCGGTCATTTATTCATTACATCTAAAAGACACCATTCAGCACTTCGCTGGTCTTAGTTATGCATCTAGTGCTGTTGGCGCTGTGTTTGCGGGCGATTTGCTGACCTTATTTATTTTTTGGGAATTGTTAGCACTCACCTCCGTGTTCTTGATTTGGGCTAGACGCACCGATCGCGCTTACAGCGCTGGCATGCGCTATATCATGATCAAGGTATTATCTGGCGTATTATTGCTCGTTGGCACTATTATTTTTATTCATCAGACAGGCAGTGCCCGCTTTGAAGATATTGGTCTTGAGCATGAGGGAATGCTCAACATAGGTGCATGGTTAATCTTTATTGCATTTGGTATCAAATGTGCGTTTCCCTTTGCCCATACGTGGCTTACCGACGCCTACCCTGAGGCAACACCGACCGGTACTGTCTTTTTGGCGTCATTTACCACCAAGGTAGCCGTGTATGCCCTAGCACGTGGTTTCGCAGGCACTGAATTGCTGGTATGGATAGGCGTTACTATGGCATGTTTCCCTATTTTCTATGCGGTAATAGAAAATGATCTACGCCGAGTCCTAGCCTATTCGATGATTAACCAAATTGGTTTTATGGTTGTTGGCGTTGGTATAGGAACGTCACTGGCGTTAAACGGCGCTGTTGCTCATGCATTTAATGACGTCATTTTTAAAGGGCTGTTAATGATGAGCATGGGCGCAGTACTACACATGACAGGTCGAATAAATGGCTCTGAGCTCGGCGGCCTTTATAAGAGTATGCCCAAAACCACAATATTATGTGTTGTCGGGGCAGCATCAATTTCCGCCTTCCCGCTGTTTAGTGGGTTCGTGTCAAAATCGATGATCATGAGTGCCGCTATAGCAGAGAATTACGAAGTTGTTTGGTTGCTGCTATTGTTCGCTGCGGCTGGTGTATTCCATCACGCGGGCATTAAAATTCCTTATTTTGCCTTTTTCGCTCACGACTCGGGCATCAGGACCACTGAGCCACCAAAGAATATGCTTGTTGCGATGGCACTAGCAGCAATCTTATGTGTTGTTATCGGTAGTTTCCCAGCATATACAGTCTACGCGTTATTGCCATGGAACGAGCACTATCAACCTTATGATGTGACACATGTGTTAACCCAGCTTCAACTATTGTTCTTCTCTGCAATGGCGTTTGTATGGCTTAATCTGAAAAACATGTATCCGCCAGAGCTGCCTTCGACCAATCTCGACACAGACTGGCTCTATCGAAAACTCGCACCTGCATTCGTTAAGCCGATATTTAGCGCATTGCGTAACAGTGTTGAACTAGTAGAAAACGCTGTAATTGCGGGCGTTAAAGGTCTTATCAATCAGTCGTACGATGGGAAAAAAGAACGACCACGTGGCTATTTCGCCAAGCTGTGGCCCACCGAAACTATGGTGATGTGGGTAGCGCTGCTGTTAGGCGGGATTTTGCTGATGTATTACTTTTAG
- the ccoN gene encoding cytochrome-c oxidase, cbb3-type subunit I, with translation MSHTSPSHADYNYTVVRQFAIATVILGIVGMAVGVFIAAQLYWPSLNFDTPWLTFSRLRPLHTNAVIFGFGTSALFATSYYVVQRTCQVRLFSDKLAAFTFYGWMAIIASAVITLPLGYTSSKEYAELEWPIDIAIAVVWVAYAINFFGTLMKRKTSHIYVANWFYGGFILVVAILHIVNSAAVPVSWLKSYSAYAGATDAMVQWWYGHNAVGFLLTAGFLGMMYYFVPKQAERPVYSYRLSIVHFWALVALYIWAGSHHLHYTALPDWTQTVGMVMSVILFAPSWGGMINGIMTLSGAWHKLRTDPILRFLIVSLSFYGMSTFEGPMMSIKTVNALSHYTDWTVGHVHSGALGWVAMVSVGALYHMIPRLYGNTRMYSKSLINTHFWLATIGTVLYIVAMWISGVMQGLMWSAVNADGTLTYSFVESVEASMPFYLMRTIGGAFFLFGMFIMLYNVIKTIAAPKGSLIEEEA, from the coding sequence ATGAGTCACACTAGTCCATCACACGCTGATTATAACTACACTGTTGTCCGCCAATTCGCGATTGCCACTGTAATTTTGGGGATTGTGGGTATGGCAGTTGGTGTATTTATCGCAGCACAGCTCTACTGGCCAAGTTTAAATTTCGATACTCCTTGGTTAACCTTTAGTCGGTTACGACCGCTTCACACTAACGCCGTAATTTTCGGTTTTGGTACAAGCGCCCTTTTCGCAACGTCTTACTACGTTGTTCAACGCACCTGTCAAGTCAGGTTATTCAGCGACAAGCTTGCCGCATTCACCTTCTACGGTTGGATGGCAATCATCGCATCAGCAGTTATCACTTTACCACTAGGTTACACCTCGTCTAAAGAATACGCTGAATTAGAATGGCCAATCGATATCGCTATCGCGGTAGTATGGGTTGCGTATGCCATCAACTTCTTTGGCACCTTAATGAAACGTAAAACGTCGCACATCTATGTTGCGAACTGGTTCTACGGTGGTTTCATCTTAGTTGTAGCTATCTTACATATCGTAAACAGTGCAGCAGTACCTGTATCATGGTTAAAATCTTACTCAGCATACGCTGGTGCTACCGATGCAATGGTGCAATGGTGGTACGGTCATAACGCGGTAGGTTTCCTATTAACTGCTGGTTTCTTAGGTATGATGTACTACTTCGTTCCTAAGCAAGCTGAACGCCCGGTTTACTCTTACCGTCTATCTATCGTTCACTTCTGGGCGTTAGTTGCACTATACATTTGGGCTGGTTCACATCACCTTCACTACACAGCGCTTCCTGATTGGACGCAAACTGTAGGTATGGTTATGTCTGTTATCTTATTCGCTCCTTCTTGGGGTGGTATGATCAACGGTATCATGACGCTATCAGGTGCATGGCACAAATTACGTACTGACCCTATTCTGCGTTTCTTAATCGTTTCATTATCTTTCTACGGTATGTCTACCTTCGAAGGCCCAATGATGTCTATTAAGACTGTAAACGCATTATCTCACTACACTGACTGGACTGTTGGTCACGTACACTCTGGTGCATTAGGTTGGGTTGCAATGGTTTCTGTTGGTGCGCTATACCACATGATCCCACGTCTATACGGCAACACTCGTATGTACAGCAAGTCACTGATTAACACTCACTTCTGGTTAGCAACTATCGGTACAGTACTATACATCGTAGCTATGTGGATCTCTGGTGTTATGCAAGGTCTAATGTGGTCTGCTGTAAACGCTGACGGTACTCTAACTTACAGCTTCGTAGAAAGTGTTGAAGCATCAATGCCATTCTACTTAATGCGTACTATCGGTGGTGCATTCTTCTTGTTCGGTATGTTCATCATGCTTTACAACGTTATTAAAACAATTGCTGCGCCGAAAGGCTCACTAATCGAAGAAGAAGCGTAA
- a CDS encoding cytochrome d ubiquinol oxidase subunit II produces the protein MFGQEALALIFGGLMALTILLYAILDGYDLGVGMLLPLENDKQADEMIASIGPFWDANETWLVMAMGLLFIAFPLAHSMVFKALYLPTLVMLIALIIRGIAFDFRAKALFTHKPIWDRAFKYASLVASIAQGYMLGQYVVGFEQNSTAILFSLLSGIGVAMAYSLIGTAWLIMKCEGDLQVRAIRWFKIALIVAAIGVLLVSIVNPMVNSDVAKRWFNTPAYWLLPVLCVACFAIAYVEISKIRERKWQDTTNDERCWAPFLWTVAIYVLCFTGFCLSFYPEIVPGKLTIWESVAAPQALNFLLWGAMIVIPTILAYTAYSYRVFWGKVSPLQYY, from the coding sequence ATGTTTGGTCAAGAAGCACTCGCACTGATCTTTGGCGGCTTAATGGCGCTAACTATTTTGCTATACGCTATTCTCGATGGTTATGATTTGGGCGTTGGTATGTTGTTGCCACTAGAAAACGACAAGCAAGCAGACGAAATGATCGCCTCGATCGGCCCGTTTTGGGATGCCAATGAAACTTGGCTAGTAATGGCAATGGGCCTTCTGTTTATTGCCTTCCCACTCGCTCATTCCATGGTGTTTAAAGCCCTTTATTTACCAACATTGGTGATGTTAATTGCGTTAATCATTCGTGGAATTGCGTTTGATTTCAGAGCCAAAGCCCTATTTACCCATAAACCGATTTGGGATCGCGCCTTTAAATACGCATCACTAGTCGCTTCAATTGCGCAAGGCTACATGCTTGGCCAGTATGTTGTTGGTTTTGAGCAGAATAGTACAGCGATTTTATTTAGCTTGCTAAGCGGAATTGGCGTTGCCATGGCCTATTCATTGATTGGTACTGCCTGGTTAATCATGAAATGTGAGGGAGATTTGCAAGTTAGAGCCATTCGCTGGTTCAAGATTGCGCTCATCGTTGCGGCTATTGGTGTACTGCTGGTGTCGATAGTTAATCCTATGGTCAATAGTGATGTGGCAAAGCGTTGGTTTAATACCCCAGCCTATTGGCTGTTGCCAGTTTTATGCGTTGCATGTTTCGCCATTGCCTATGTAGAAATTAGTAAGATACGAGAGCGTAAATGGCAAGACACTACCAACGATGAGCGCTGTTGGGCTCCATTCCTGTGGACGGTAGCGATATACGTTTTATGCTTTACAGGTTTTTGTTTGAGCTTTTATCCAGAAATTGTCCCGGGCAAACTTACAATTTGGGAATCGGTGGCTGCGCCACAAGCACTAAACTTTTTACTGTGGGGGGCCATGATTGTTATACCGACGATCTTGGCGTATACGGCATACTCTTATCGCGTGTTTTGGGGTAAGGTATCGCCATTACAGTACTATTAA
- a CDS encoding DUF501 domain-containing protein produces MSNSQLTQEQLEIINQQLGRMPRGVIKIAHETEKGIPTVLQTRSLVADKPFPTMYWLCSKDLHKAINKIETSGWTKSIEQRLEEDEDLRDVFYKNHQQYVKARWEAMLPEDNARLEDLGYIKLFEQYGIGGITNWTKVRCLHMQYAHHLCGENIIGQLMDQEFELNKLVINI; encoded by the coding sequence ATGTCCAATAGTCAATTAACACAAGAGCAACTTGAAATCATTAACCAACAGCTTGGTAGAATGCCACGTGGTGTCATCAAAATTGCCCATGAAACTGAAAAAGGAATACCAACGGTACTGCAAACTAGGAGCTTAGTGGCGGATAAGCCTTTCCCAACAATGTATTGGCTGTGTTCTAAAGATTTACACAAGGCAATCAATAAAATTGAAACCAGTGGTTGGACAAAATCGATAGAGCAGCGCTTAGAAGAAGACGAAGACTTGCGTGATGTTTTTTACAAGAACCATCAGCAATATGTTAAAGCGCGTTGGGAGGCGATGCTTCCAGAAGATAATGCTCGGCTAGAAGACCTTGGGTATATAAAGCTTTTTGAACAATACGGCATCGGCGGTATCACTAATTGGACTAAAGTGAGATGTCTTCACATGCAATATGCTCATCACCTTTGTGGCGAAAATATTATAGGCCAACTGATGGACCAAGAATTCGAACTCAATAAGCTCGTGATTAACATCTAA
- a CDS encoding UPF0149 family protein: MHQLTNEQEQQLSHWLNDEAPSQTLCLNAVKGYLFAVIASPDPIEVSQWLPVIFNDEADKIPDEITMILAQLYNHTSDLVFDEGYALPKVTEFSEEMVEANFLSGHPLHEWCYGFACGANFYSNKLLDNMTEESEILESFTLAIMALTFFADRQMAQEVVDSQDNSNINLFSPIMYQMIVDLVPEYAALVEQAALSTGLYDFEESEGWGEE; the protein is encoded by the coding sequence GTGCATCAATTAACGAACGAACAAGAGCAACAACTTTCTCATTGGCTAAACGATGAAGCGCCTAGCCAAACCCTGTGCCTTAACGCAGTTAAAGGATATCTATTTGCTGTAATCGCCAGTCCTGATCCGATAGAAGTGTCACAATGGCTGCCAGTAATTTTTAACGACGAGGCCGATAAAATCCCAGATGAAATCACCATGATTCTGGCACAGCTTTATAATCACACCAGTGATTTGGTGTTCGACGAGGGTTATGCACTGCCAAAAGTCACTGAGTTTTCTGAGGAAATGGTCGAAGCCAACTTTCTCAGTGGTCATCCGTTACACGAGTGGTGTTATGGCTTTGCTTGTGGTGCAAACTTCTATTCAAATAAATTACTCGATAACATGACTGAAGAGTCTGAAATTCTTGAGTCGTTCACATTAGCCATTATGGCATTAACCTTCTTCGCCGATCGCCAGATGGCACAAGAAGTGGTGGATAGCCAGGATAATAGCAACATTAATCTTTTTTCCCCTATTATGTATCAAATGATTGTTGATCTTGTACCTGAATACGCTGCACTCGTAGAGCAAGCTGCGTTAAGTACCGGACTTTACGATTTTGAAGAGTCTGAAGGCTGGGGTGAAGAATAA
- a CDS encoding cytochrome ubiquinol oxidase subunit I — translation MEETLMLSRIQFAANISFHILFPTITIALSWFLVYFKVKANITKDPVWMRMYRFWVKIFALSFAIGVVSGVTMSFQFGTNWPQFMEKVGNIAGPLLGYEVLTAFFLEASFLGIMLFGIKRVPPVVHTISTIVVAVGTSLSAFWILALNSWMQTPQGFEMIDGVAYPTDWWAIIFNPSFPYRLAHMLIASGLTASFLVAGITAYRLLKGDNKKAPTKTLKISLTAAMILTTLQVYVGDLHGLNTLKHQPQKVAAMEGLWETESGVPLLLFATIDEENRENGFEIAIPKLASLILTHEFDGELKGLNEFEGNHPPVAPVFYAFRIMVGLGFFMLAVSWIARITLARRNELPNWMLKILVLMTFSGWIATLAGWYVTEIGRQPWLVTGVLTVKEAATDIAPSNVMFSLVAYLITYVVVMWAYLHTLLVMSRRAVEVEEISDNEYYSHTQPMKEA, via the coding sequence ATTGAAGAAACACTGATGCTGTCGCGTATTCAGTTTGCCGCCAATATAAGTTTTCACATTCTATTTCCGACAATCACCATCGCGTTAAGCTGGTTTTTAGTTTACTTTAAGGTAAAAGCCAATATCACCAAAGATCCTGTGTGGATGCGCATGTATCGCTTTTGGGTCAAAATATTTGCCCTTTCCTTCGCTATTGGCGTTGTATCTGGCGTTACCATGTCTTTTCAATTCGGTACGAACTGGCCTCAGTTCATGGAAAAAGTCGGCAATATCGCAGGGCCTTTGCTCGGCTATGAAGTACTCACCGCATTTTTCTTAGAGGCGTCTTTTCTAGGTATCATGCTCTTTGGTATTAAGCGAGTGCCGCCTGTTGTTCATACCATCTCAACGATAGTGGTTGCCGTTGGCACTAGCTTATCAGCATTTTGGATCCTCGCGTTAAACTCGTGGATGCAAACGCCTCAGGGCTTTGAGATGATCGACGGTGTAGCTTACCCGACGGACTGGTGGGCAATTATATTTAACCCATCTTTCCCTTATCGTTTAGCGCATATGCTTATCGCTTCTGGATTAACAGCGTCATTTTTAGTCGCTGGTATTACAGCGTATCGTTTGCTTAAAGGTGACAACAAAAAAGCACCAACCAAAACGCTGAAAATTAGTTTAACCGCGGCGATGATCTTAACAACTTTACAAGTCTACGTTGGCGATTTACATGGTTTGAACACGCTTAAGCATCAGCCTCAGAAAGTTGCTGCCATGGAAGGACTTTGGGAAACAGAATCTGGCGTACCTTTATTACTATTTGCAACCATCGATGAAGAAAATCGTGAAAATGGTTTTGAAATCGCGATTCCTAAACTTGCTAGTTTGATCTTAACCCACGAATTTGATGGTGAGCTTAAAGGACTTAATGAGTTTGAAGGTAATCACCCACCAGTAGCCCCCGTTTTTTATGCTTTTCGCATTATGGTCGGTCTGGGATTCTTCATGTTGGCCGTCTCTTGGATAGCCCGTATTACCTTGGCAAGAAGGAACGAATTACCGAATTGGATGCTTAAGATTCTCGTCTTGATGACATTTTCGGGATGGATCGCTACGTTAGCTGGCTGGTATGTCACTGAAATTGGACGCCAACCATGGCTAGTCACTGGCGTACTAACGGTCAAAGAAGCTGCAACTGACATTGCGCCATCGAATGTGATGTTCTCACTCGTTGCATACTTAATTACTTATGTTGTGGTGATGTGGGCGTATTTACATACGTTACTCGTCATGAGCCGACGTGCCGTTGAAGTAGAAGAAATTTCTGATAATGAGTACTACTCTCACACCCAACCAATGAAGGAGGCTTAA
- a CDS encoding late competence development ComFB family protein, translating into MHLDLDIHNYYEKLMIEHLVSHPEYGEFDKEFMADVCCLALTQLPARYIRHEIDMSFYLSSDDRLKMNYQVDQAVKAAIEYLRNKAEHRPQAQ; encoded by the coding sequence ATGCATTTAGATCTCGATATTCATAATTACTATGAAAAGTTAATGATTGAACACCTCGTTTCCCATCCCGAATATGGTGAATTTGATAAAGAGTTTATGGCAGACGTATGCTGTTTAGCGCTGACACAATTACCCGCCCGTTATATCAGACATGAAATTGATATGTCTTTCTATCTTAGCTCGGATGATCGTCTCAAAATGAATTATCAAGTTGATCAAGCAGTAAAGGCGGCAATTGAATATCTACGTAATAAAGCCGAGCACCGCCCGCAAGCACAGTAA